Within Dysgonomonas sp. HDW5A, the genomic segment CTTCTTGAATATTATCGGAATCCAAACCATTGTCTTCCATATTTTCTTCATCTATTGCATATCTTAAAGAATGAAGTGCTCTAAGAACATTTACTAATTTTTGTCCCCAGTAAAGTTTGAAGTTCTCGAAACAAGTGTATAAACCTTCGCTCATATTTTCTTCGATCCCTTGCTCATATATGGATATGAAATTTTTAGTATCCTGATATATATCTGCAACATCTTCGGATATGCTTGCAGAAATAGGCGTGTCGCTATATTTCATGTCTTCGACAAAAACTTCCAAGTAAGTGTCATTCTCTTTGTATGCTGTATATAGCTTAGAAACTATATAATTATAGTCGTCTTCGGTAACGGTAACTTCCGGGTATATCTCGTCCTCTATCTCTATTTCGGGCAATAAGGATGCCTTCAGATAGAGTAGTGGCAATAATTTTGTTAATTTATCGGTGTACTCTTTACTTGTAATGTTCTCAGGATTCTCTAAGAATGTGCAATATTGTACAGCAACTGTTACAAATTCAACTACATTTTTTGAAAATACGATATTGCTTGCCAGCTCTTTTCCCATTCTGAATATTTTTTTGTCTTATCTCTATTTGTGATCTATCCAAGTATAACTGCGAATATTTGTTATGACTTTCAAATATGATCTTTTATATTATCAATTACTTAACTTTATTTCGATACTACAAATTTAGGAAATAATATTGAAACATAGTTCTTGTATATTATATCTTGTAATAACACTCATTATATTGGCTTTATGTTTGTATTCTGATAACTAAGTACTACATTTGCAGTGAATTTTAAAGTCACAGACTTTTTTTATTACTTGTTCACGAATGATCACTACAAATAGATATAGTTAAGAGGTAAAAGCAAAAATGTTACTTTAGTAAAAGTAACTAACTCTGGTTTTTGCACTTATAAAAGCACTGAAAACTGTGTGAGCTTGCCTACAATAAAAAGATAACTAACAATAAAAGATTTAATATACTTGATGAAGACAATTGCATTTCTACTAACCGTTTTTTTATCAGTAAGCAGTGTGGCTTATGCTCAGAAAGCCGAAATCTATCAAAACAAAGATAAGTTTGGTAT encodes:
- a CDS encoding DUF5063 domain-containing protein, which gives rise to MGKELASNIVFSKNVVEFVTVAVQYCTFLENPENITSKEYTDKLTKLLPLLYLKASLLPEIEIEDEIYPEVTVTEDDYNYIVSKLYTAYKENDTYLEVFVEDMKYSDTPISASISEDVADIYQDTKNFISIYEQGIEENMSEGLYTCFENFKLYWGQKLVNVLRALHSLRYAIDEENMEDNGLDSDNIQEEW